A region of the Vicinamibacterales bacterium genome:
GTCGTCGATTTGATCGCCGGCGGCGGCCGGAGCGTGTACGACGTCTTGTACTTCAAGTCGTACTTGCCGGGCTTGGCGACGCGGATCTCGATGACCCGGCGCTTCTTGAGGGGATCGGGATTGTTCGAATAGTAGCCGAGCACGTAGTAGTCGCTGGTCTCGGCGTCGATGCGCTTGAGCGACTTGTCGAAGTCGTTCTGGTTGATCACCGCGTAGCCGCCGGTCAGCTCGGCAATCACCCGCAGACTGTTCTGCGTCTCGCGGATGTGATCCTGCCAGTCCTGCATGTCGAGCTTTGTCTGATCGAGGTCGGGACCGCCGACCAGGCCGCGCGGGTCGATCGTGTACATCGTCGCGTTGGCGCGGTTGGCTTCTTTCGTCAGCTCCGACAGCTCCGCCGCCAGGTCCGCGGCGGCGAACTCGTTGTCGCCGGTCGTCGAAAACGGATTCGTCGACGTGTCGACGCTGCTGCCGTCGGCGGCGCTGCTGCCGCTGCTCGTCGGACAGTTGCTGGTGCTGCCCGATGACGAGTCGCATCCCAGCCCCATGGCGGAGAGGCGCTGGCTCGCTTCCTTGGCGCGCGACCGCGAGAACGGATCGAAATCGTAGCCGTTGCTGACGTAGATGAAGGCCTTGCGGCGGTTGTGCACCTGCTCGAGGTTGTTGAGGACGTCGTAGGCGGTCGAGAACGCCACGTGCGCGCGATACCGCACTTCCGGCGGACCCTGCGCGCCGTCCGGCGTCTCGATGATCTCGTCGGGCTTGAGGCCGGCGCCCGAGATCTTGCTGATCGCCTCGTCGAGCCGCTTGCGATCGTAGGTCATGTCGACCGCCAGCGACGAGGGCCCCGTCGACACGACGCCGAACATGTCCCCTTCGTGGATCAGGTTCGTCTCGATCTTCTTGAACAGCTCACGGATTCGCCCGGTGTTGTTGAAATCCATGTGGAGGTCGTCCACAAAGATCATGAAGATGCGCCCGGACGCGTCGTTGGTGGGCCGCGGCGGCGGCAGCAGGATACCGGCCTGCAGCGGCGGCGGCGGCGCGCTCGTGTCGTTGATGACGCGGCCGCCGTGCGTGAGCACGAACGTGACGACGTCCTGCTTGACGCCGTCCTCGTATACCTCGAAGTCGTTCTTGCCCAGACTCGAGACGAACTGCCCCTCAGAGTCACGGACGATCAGGTCGGAGGTCACCAGATCGACGCTGCGGCGGATAACTTCATGGCTCTGCGTCGTCGGCGTCAGAATGCCCTGCTGCGCCGGCTGTTGCTGCGCCGGTTGGGGCGGCGGTTGCGCCGGCGTGGCGGGCTGTTGCGCCGAAAGGGCGATGCCGGCGACGCACAAAGCTGCCGCGACCGGGAACGTGCGGTGCATCTTCTTATTATAGACGAGGGGAGCGAGGCTGACGGCCCACCAGTGGCCGCAGCGATTCGAATACCGCTTCGTAGTCTTCGAGCGCATGGGCCACCTCCTCCGGACTGAGCCACGCGTCGGGATTAAGACGTTCGAGGCGCGCGTATAGCTCGGTCCGCTCCGTTTCCTCACAGGGACGGGCGGCAAGCTTCGCCCGGATGTCCGCGTAGCGGGCGCGCAGACGGAGCAGTCCGGCGGCGCCGACCCGGGCATAACGTGGGTCGATCGCCTGTTCCTCCCCGCTGTCCGCGGGAACGAAGGCCGCGGGCGCCGTGCCGGTGACCACTGGCTCGGCGTCGGGCGGATCCAGGTCTGGCGGGCGATCCCCAGGCCCGAGCGTCTCAACCGGCTCGGCAGACTCGCCGGCCGTCGACGGTTCGGACTCCGGACGGTTGACGGCGGGCGCGGCACGGCGCCGCGGGTCGCGGCGCTCCCGGCGCCGCTCGTCACCAGGTCCGGGCCCCGCGCCGGCGGTAGACCCGGCGACAGGCCCGGCAGGAGGCCGGGCGGATCGCAGCCGGTCCCAATCGAACGTGATATCCGGGTTGTGCGCCTCGAGGAGCCTCATCGTCTCCGGGTCGAGCGCCTCGCGGCCGATCCGCACCGACGGCGGGCTGCGGAAGTAGTACAGCACCCGCTGCCCTCTGCGCCGGCGCCCGCCCGTTTCGACGAGGGCCGTGGTTGCGTAGCCCTGGCGGTCGCGATTGAACCGAAGATGCGGCAGAGCTACTTCCTCTTGGCCTTTTTCTGAGTCTTTTTCTTGGCGGCGGCCTTCGCAGGCGCCGACTTGGCCGACCTCGCCGGTTTCGCCGGTTTCGCCGGTTTTGCCTTAGCGGCCTTTGTCTTCGGCCCAGGCGCCGGTGCCGCCGCCGGTTTCTGGGGGCGCGGCGCGGGAATCGGCCGGAGGTCCTGGGTGCCGACCTTCTGCACGAGCGTAAAACGGGTCTGATCGCCGATGGCGTGATACGACCAGATCTCGCTGACCCCTACCTGGTTCTCGGTCACGAGCCGGCGCGCGATTTCGACCGCCCCGGCCGGGACGTAGAGATGGAAGGGGGCGCGCGTCCGCCCGAAATGCGCCCATTGCGCCATGGCTTCCAGGTGATTGACCGATTCGCCGGTCTCGACTTCGATGATCCCCTCCAGGCGGTGCGCTTTGTCCTGGGAGGTCAGGACCAGGTCTGGGAACATCTGCCCAGGACCGATGCGGATCGGCGTACCTTGCTCGTCACCCGCGTTGATCGCCACCTCATGCTTCCGCTTCAGTTTTGCCTGGAGCAGGCGAATGATACGGTCGTGCTCGAGCTGCTCTCTAACAGGTCGAACCAGAATCGGACTCAAGAACGCCTCCGGGGAACCCGGAATCGTAACACAGATTGCCGGTCCAAGCCCGGCGGCTTGACGCCGATCCCTTTTCCCTTCATTATGATGCGGTGATTGCCGCGGCCGAGAGCCCCGATACCCGGTCCGACACGCGGACGATTCTCATCGTAGACGACGACCGTTCCGTCGCCGACACCTTCGCACGGATGCTCAAGCTCGAGGGCTTCGAGGTCGCCACCGCCGTTCAGGCGGACGCCGGACTCGAGCTGGCGGAGAACGTGCGGCCGGACGCGATCATCCTCGACATGCGCATGCCGATTACGAACGGGTTGCAGTTTCTGCGCGCCCTCCGTGCCAAACCGCATCTCGTCGAGGTGCCGGTCGCGATCGTCACCGGCGATTACTTCCTCTCGGAGCCGATTCAGCACGAGCTGAAGACGCTCGGGGCCTCGATCCGATACAAGCCGCTGTGGCTCGAGGATCTGATCGCGCTGGCCAAGACCCTCGTGGCCTGATCGGCCGCGCACCTCCACGGGACCCGCATGACGAACCCTCGAATCGCCAGCGCCGCACGGCTCCGTTCCCTGTGAACGATCGGTTCCTGCGCGCCTGCCGGCGTGAACCGGTCGACGCGACGCCTGTCTGGTTCATGCGTCAGGCCGGCCGCTACATGGCGGAATACCGCGCGCTGCGGAAGCGGTACTCTCTCCTCCAAATCTGCGCCGAGCCGGAGCTGGCAGTGGCCGTGACGCTCCAGCCCGTCGACGTGATCGACGTCGACGCGGCCATTCTCTTCTCGGATCTGCTGCTGCCCTTCACGCCCATGGGGCTGACGTTCGACTTCGTGAAGGGAGAAGGGCCGGCGATCGATCGTCCGGTGCGTCACGCCTCCGACATCGATCGGGTGCACGCGTTCGAACCCCGCGAGAAGCTCGCGCACGTCCTGGCGACGATTCGCCTGCTGCGCCAGGAGCTGGCCGGCACGGTGCCGCTCATCGGGTTCGGCGGCGCCCCCTTCACCATGGCGGCGTACGCGATCGAGGGCGGTCCGTCCACGTCGTATGCGACGACCAAGGCGTTCATGTACGCGCAGCCACAGGCGTGGCACGCGCTCTGTGATCGCTTCGCGACCATGATGGCCGACTATCTGCGCGCGCAGATCGACGCCGGCGTGCAGGCCGTGCAGATCTTCGACTCGTGGGTGGGCCAGCTCTCACGGGGCGACTACCGCGAGTTCGCCCTTCCCCACACGAAGAAGATCTTCGACGCACTCGCCGACACCGGCGTCCCGACGCTGCACTTCGGCGTCGGCACCGGCGCGCTCCTCGCCGACATGCGCGAGGCGGGCGGCAGCGTCGTCGGCGTCGACTGGCGCCGGCCGCTCGACGAGGCCTGGAGGACGATCGGCCACGACCGCGGCATCCAGGGCAATCTCGATCCGACCCTGCTCCTCGGCCCGATGGATCGCCTGATGGCGGCTGCGGACGATGTGCTGCGCCGCGCCGGCGGGCGCGCCGGTCACATCTTCAATCTGGGGCACGGGATCCTGCCGCCGACGAACATCGAGCACGTGCAGGCGCTTGCACGGCGGGTGCACGAAGGAGTCGGCAGCGAGCCGTGAGAGCGTCCTTTACCAACGGCTCACCGCCCGCCGTTCAGCGCCCACTCCCTCCTGTCAGCTCTTCCACCACTCGGCGCGCCTCGTTGACGCAGTCCGGAATCCCGACGCTGCGAAAACCCGCCCCTGCCACGTAGATTCCACCCAGCCCACCGAGCCGCGCCTCGATCTCGCCGACGCGCTGCAGATGATCCACCGTGTGCTGGGCGCCGCCGTGGCGCCAGCGGTAGACCCGCGCGAACGACGGCGCCGCATCGATCGCCATCACCCTCCGCAGATCGCGCCGGACGACATCGATCAGCTCGTCGTCGTCGAGATCCACCGCCTGCGGGTCGTGGCTGCCGCCCAGGAACGCCCGAATCAATACGGCGCCGTCCGGCGCGCGGGCCTCCCACTTCGCGGAAACCCACGTCGCCGCGGTGATGCGCACGTCGCTGTGTCGGCGCGCGACGACGAAGCCGGTGCCGTCGAGCGCGTGCCCCACGTTGCGGCGCGGCCACGCCAGCGCGACGCTGGCCGTCGAGACGTACGGCACGAGGGCGCAAAGGTCGGCGGCGGCGCTGTCGAGCGGGGCGATGAGCCTGGCGACCGCGTGCGCCGGCGCCGCGAGCACCAGCGCCGTGGCCGTCACGGCCTCGCCGTTCGCCATCACGCGCCAGCCGTCGCTCGTCTTCGCGATCGCGTCCACGCGCGCGTCGACGTGCACCCCGCCGTCGGGAAGCGCGCGCACGAGCGCCTCCACCATCGACCCCATCCCGGCACGGAGAGAGACGAAGGGGGACGGTCCCGGTCCCGGCGGACTCTCGACCGGGGATCTCCCCTGTTGGCCAAACACGGGCAGGACGGATCCGTGA
Encoded here:
- a CDS encoding VWA domain-containing protein encodes the protein MHRTFPVAAALCVAGIALSAQQPATPAQPPPQPAQQQPAQQGILTPTTQSHEVIRRSVDLVTSDLIVRDSEGQFVSSLGKNDFEVYEDGVKQDVVTFVLTHGGRVINDTSAPPPPLQAGILLPPPRPTNDASGRIFMIFVDDLHMDFNNTGRIRELFKKIETNLIHEGDMFGVVSTGPSSLAVDMTYDRKRLDEAISKISGAGLKPDEIIETPDGAQGPPEVRYRAHVAFSTAYDVLNNLEQVHNRRKAFIYVSNGYDFDPFSRSRAKEASQRLSAMGLGCDSSSGSTSNCPTSSGSSAADGSSVDTSTNPFSTTGDNEFAAADLAAELSELTKEANRANATMYTIDPRGLVGGPDLDQTKLDMQDWQDHIRETQNSLRVIAELTGGYAVINQNDFDKSLKRIDAETSDYYVLGYYSNNPDPLKKRRVIEIRVAKPGKYDLKYKTSYTLRPPPAIKSTTKAPKK
- a CDS encoding response regulator, giving the protein MIAAAESPDTRSDTRTILIVDDDRSVADTFARMLKLEGFEVATAVQADAGLELAENVRPDAIILDMRMPITNGLQFLRALRAKPHLVEVPVAIVTGDYFLSEPIQHELKTLGASIRYKPLWLEDLIALAKTLVA
- the hemE gene encoding uroporphyrinogen decarboxylase; its protein translation is MNDRFLRACRREPVDATPVWFMRQAGRYMAEYRALRKRYSLLQICAEPELAVAVTLQPVDVIDVDAAILFSDLLLPFTPMGLTFDFVKGEGPAIDRPVRHASDIDRVHAFEPREKLAHVLATIRLLRQELAGTVPLIGFGGAPFTMAAYAIEGGPSTSYATTKAFMYAQPQAWHALCDRFATMMADYLRAQIDAGVQAVQIFDSWVGQLSRGDYREFALPHTKKIFDALADTGVPTLHFGVGTGALLADMREAGGSVVGVDWRRPLDEAWRTIGHDRGIQGNLDPTLLLGPMDRLMAAADDVLRRAGGRAGHIFNLGHGILPPTNIEHVQALARRVHEGVGSEP
- the hemG gene encoding protoporphyrinogen oxidase; protein product: MADTDVLVVGGGITGLTVAYALARRGRRTLVLEAASRAGGLIRTERADGFTIEAGPDALLATKPAGVDLVRELGLDRDLLRVRTPGAFVLRGDRLHRLPSPSRLGLPLTASALAAYDLFDWPARLRLSLEPRVPARRSPSDESVASFFRRRFGPETVDLLAQPLLGGIHAGDIEQLSMQSLFPQLLELERRHGSVLPVFGQQGRSPVESPPGPGPSPFVSLRAGMGSMVEALVRALPDGGVHVDARVDAIAKTSDGWRVMANGEAVTATALVLAAPAHAVARLIAPLDSAAADLCALVPYVSTASVALAWPRRNVGHALDGTGFVVARRHSDVRITAATWVSAKWEARAPDGAVLIRAFLGGSHDPQAVDLDDDELIDVVRRDLRRVMAIDAAPSFARVYRWRHGGAQHTVDHLQRVGEIEARLGGLGGIYVAGAGFRSVGIPDCVNEARRVVEELTGGSGR